A stretch of the Mycolicibacterium celeriflavum genome encodes the following:
- a CDS encoding glucose 1-dehydrogenase translates to MGRVDDKVALISGGAQGMGAADARALVAEGAKVVIGDILDEKGKALADEIGESARYVHLDVTQADQWEAAVATAVNEFGKLNVLVNNAGTVALGQIGQFDMAKWQKVIDVNLTGTFLGMQHSVEAMKAAGGGSIINISSIEGLRGAVMVHPYVASKWAVRGLTKSAALELGAHNIRVNSVHPGFIRTPMTKHFPDNMLRIPLGRPGQPEEVATFVVFLASDESSYSTGAEYIMDGGLTNDVPHK, encoded by the coding sequence ATGGGACGCGTGGACGACAAGGTTGCACTGATCAGTGGCGGTGCGCAGGGGATGGGCGCCGCCGATGCACGGGCGCTGGTGGCCGAGGGCGCCAAGGTCGTTATCGGTGACATTCTCGATGAGAAGGGCAAGGCCCTGGCCGACGAGATCGGCGAGTCCGCCCGATACGTCCACCTCGACGTCACACAGGCCGACCAGTGGGAAGCCGCCGTGGCCACCGCCGTCAACGAGTTCGGGAAGCTCAACGTGCTGGTCAACAACGCGGGCACGGTGGCGCTGGGCCAGATCGGCCAGTTCGACATGGCCAAGTGGCAGAAGGTCATCGACGTCAACCTCACCGGAACCTTCCTGGGTATGCAGCACTCGGTGGAGGCGATGAAGGCCGCCGGCGGCGGCTCGATCATCAACATCTCCTCGATCGAGGGGCTGCGCGGCGCCGTGATGGTGCACCCGTACGTGGCCTCGAAGTGGGCAGTGCGTGGGCTGACCAAGTCGGCGGCGCTCGAGCTCGGCGCGCACAACATCCGAGTGAACTCGGTGCATCCCGGGTTCATCCGGACGCCGATGACCAAGCACTTTCCGGACAACATGTTGCGGATCCCGCTGGGTCGCCCGGGCCAGCCCGAAGAGGTCGCGACGTTCGTCGTCTTTCTGGCCAGCGACGAGTCCAGCTATTCGACCGGCGCCGAGTACATCATGGACGGCGGCTTGACCAACGACGTGCCGCACAAGTAG
- a CDS encoding NAD(P)H-dependent amine dehydrogenase family protein, translating to MAIRVALVGTGNCGGLALKQLVNDARFDLTGVWVSSDAKVGKDAGELAGLSVSTGVTAINDLDAIIADKPDCVVYCAMGDTRLPDAMADVRKILAAGIDVVGSGLGVLQYPWGVIPDKYIQRVEDAAREGDSTVFMTGVDPGFVTDLLPFALAGTCQSIEQIRTMEIADYATYDGATVMFDVMGFGNEIGDLPMLYQPGVLSIAWGTAIRQLAAGLGIEVDEIRDAVEQEPAPEDFEVAVGTIKKGTVAAVRFQIEGMVKGRPVIVVEHVTRLREDLRPDWAQPAQPGGSYRVEIIGEPSYAMDICPTSRNGDHNYAAILAAAGRIVNAIPDVVAAPPGIRTTLDMPLVTGKGLYAGQ from the coding sequence ATGGCTATTCGTGTGGCGCTCGTCGGGACCGGCAACTGCGGCGGCCTCGCGCTGAAGCAACTCGTCAACGACGCGCGGTTCGACCTGACCGGGGTGTGGGTCTCATCGGATGCCAAGGTCGGTAAGGACGCCGGCGAGTTGGCCGGTTTGAGCGTGAGCACCGGTGTCACCGCGATCAACGACCTCGACGCGATCATCGCTGACAAGCCGGACTGCGTCGTGTACTGCGCGATGGGCGACACCCGATTGCCCGATGCGATGGCCGACGTGCGCAAGATCCTCGCAGCGGGCATCGACGTCGTGGGATCCGGTCTCGGCGTGTTGCAGTATCCGTGGGGAGTGATCCCGGACAAGTACATCCAGCGGGTGGAAGACGCTGCGCGAGAGGGTGATTCGACAGTCTTCATGACCGGTGTCGATCCGGGGTTCGTCACCGACCTGCTGCCGTTCGCGCTGGCCGGAACGTGTCAGAGCATCGAGCAGATTCGCACCATGGAGATCGCCGATTACGCGACCTACGACGGCGCGACGGTGATGTTCGACGTGATGGGTTTCGGTAACGAGATCGGCGACCTGCCGATGCTCTACCAGCCGGGTGTGCTGAGCATCGCCTGGGGCACGGCCATCCGTCAGCTCGCGGCCGGCCTGGGCATCGAGGTGGACGAGATCCGCGACGCCGTCGAACAGGAACCCGCTCCCGAAGACTTCGAGGTCGCGGTCGGCACCATCAAGAAGGGCACCGTCGCGGCGGTCCGTTTCCAGATCGAGGGCATGGTCAAGGGCAGGCCGGTGATCGTCGTCGAGCACGTCACCCGACTGCGGGAAGACCTGCGACCGGATTGGGCCCAGCCCGCGCAGCCCGGCGGGTCGTACCGCGTCGAGATCATCGGCGAACCGTCCTACGCCATGGACATCTGCCCGACGAGCCGCAACGGCGACCACAACTACGCCGCCATCCTGGCCGCGGCGGGCCGGATCGTGAACGCCATCCCCGACGTGGTCGCGGCCCCGCCGGGTATCCGGACCACCCTCGACATGCCGCTCGTCACCGGGAAGGGCCTGTACGCGGGTCAGTAG
- a CDS encoding HAD family hydrolase, whose product MHAQTAAPDPIAEIAASPAGPDVGAFFDLDGTLVDGFTATAHAADRIRRRQARIGEVLGVVEASVRYRLGRMQFERLLTRAAGYLRGESLAELDELGERLFIERIAARVFPYMHEIVQAHQQRGHTVVLSSSALTIHAEPVARFTGIDHVLCNHFELDEAGRLTGRIAKPVIWGRNKSSAVQAFCETNDVALQRSYFYADGDEDAALMALVGNPRPVNPRPGLATMAAENGWPVLRVEGSGDRRRVSLRRLIGYD is encoded by the coding sequence ATGCATGCGCAAACCGCAGCACCCGACCCGATCGCCGAGATCGCCGCGAGTCCAGCCGGGCCAGACGTGGGCGCGTTCTTCGATCTCGACGGCACGCTCGTCGACGGCTTCACCGCGACCGCGCACGCGGCCGACCGCATCCGGCGCAGGCAGGCTCGCATCGGCGAAGTGCTCGGCGTCGTCGAGGCGTCGGTGCGTTACCGGCTGGGCCGCATGCAGTTCGAGCGGCTTCTGACCCGCGCGGCGGGCTACCTGCGCGGCGAGTCGCTGGCTGAACTCGATGAACTCGGCGAGCGGCTGTTCATCGAGCGGATCGCGGCGCGCGTGTTCCCTTACATGCACGAGATCGTCCAAGCACACCAGCAACGCGGACACACGGTCGTGCTCAGCAGTTCGGCGCTGACCATCCACGCTGAACCGGTCGCCCGGTTCACCGGAATCGATCACGTACTGTGCAACCATTTCGAGCTCGACGAGGCCGGACGGCTCACCGGCCGGATCGCCAAGCCGGTCATCTGGGGACGCAACAAGTCCAGCGCGGTGCAGGCCTTCTGTGAGACCAATGACGTTGCATTGCAACGCAGTTACTTCTACGCCGACGGCGATGAGGATGCGGCGTTGATGGCCCTGGTCGGCAATCCGCGCCCGGTGAACCCACGCCCCGGCCTCGCCACGATGGCCGCCGAGAACGGTTGGCCGGTGCTGCGCGTCGAGGGTTCGGGCGACCGCAGGCGGGTGTCGCTTCGAAGGCTGATCGGATACGACTGA
- a CDS encoding VOC family protein: MPSKFNDIAAVVATSDYPAARSWYSRIMGRGPDLEPIEGVAEWQITATAWLQLITDAERAGRSAVRIGVDDLTGVVAELAGAGIAAGEPVDIAGMVRVVDITDPDGNEVSFVADLPPE, translated from the coding sequence GTGCCAAGCAAATTCAACGACATCGCCGCCGTCGTCGCCACCAGTGACTATCCCGCCGCGCGTTCCTGGTACAGCCGAATCATGGGGCGCGGACCGGATCTCGAGCCGATCGAAGGCGTCGCCGAGTGGCAGATCACTGCGACAGCGTGGCTGCAACTCATCACGGATGCCGAGCGGGCCGGCAGGTCGGCGGTGCGCATCGGGGTCGACGACCTGACGGGGGTGGTCGCGGAGTTGGCCGGGGCAGGCATCGCGGCGGGCGAACCCGTCGACATCGCGGGCATGGTGAGGGTCGTCGACATCACCGATCCCGACGGCAACGAGGTGTCCTTCGTCGCCGACCTGCCGCCCGAATAA
- a CDS encoding nitronate monooxygenase, producing the protein MRTPICDDLGIEYPIFAFTHCRDVVVAVSKAGGFGVLGAVGYTPEQLEIELKWIDENIGDHSYGVDIVIPNKYEGMDAADLSPEVLKKTLNDLVPQEHIDFAKKVLADHGVPVEHSDDDALQLLGWTEATATPQVEVALQHPKCTLIANALGTPPAEMIKHIHDEGRKVAALCGSPSQARKHADAGVDIVIAQGGEAGGHCGEIGSIVLWPQVVKEVAPVPVLAAGGIGSGEQIAAALALGAQGAWTGSQWVMVEESENSPVQHAAYVKATSRDTVRSRSFTGKPARMLRNDWTEAWEDPNNPKPLGMPLQYMVSGMAVAATHKYPNESVDVAFNPIGQVVGQFTKVEKTSTVIERWVQEYLEATGRLEAINEAASV; encoded by the coding sequence ATGCGCACCCCCATCTGTGACGACCTCGGCATCGAGTACCCGATCTTCGCGTTCACCCACTGCCGCGACGTGGTCGTCGCCGTGAGCAAGGCCGGCGGCTTCGGCGTGCTCGGGGCCGTCGGCTATACCCCCGAGCAACTCGAGATCGAGCTGAAGTGGATCGACGAGAACATCGGTGACCACTCGTACGGCGTCGACATCGTGATCCCCAACAAGTACGAGGGCATGGATGCGGCCGACCTGTCGCCCGAGGTGCTCAAGAAGACGCTGAACGATCTGGTGCCGCAGGAGCACATCGACTTCGCCAAGAAGGTCCTCGCCGATCACGGCGTGCCGGTCGAGCACAGCGACGACGACGCGTTGCAACTGCTCGGCTGGACCGAGGCGACCGCAACCCCGCAGGTCGAGGTCGCGCTGCAGCATCCGAAGTGCACGCTGATCGCAAACGCGTTGGGCACTCCGCCCGCCGAGATGATCAAGCACATCCACGACGAGGGTCGCAAGGTCGCCGCGCTGTGCGGATCGCCGTCGCAGGCCCGCAAGCACGCCGACGCCGGCGTGGACATCGTCATCGCCCAGGGCGGCGAGGCCGGCGGCCACTGCGGTGAGATCGGTTCGATCGTGCTGTGGCCGCAAGTCGTCAAGGAGGTCGCGCCGGTGCCCGTGCTGGCGGCCGGCGGAATCGGCAGCGGCGAGCAGATCGCCGCCGCGCTTGCGCTCGGCGCACAAGGCGCCTGGACCGGATCCCAGTGGGTGATGGTCGAGGAGTCGGAGAACAGCCCGGTGCAGCACGCCGCCTACGTCAAGGCCACCAGCCGCGACACCGTGCGCAGCCGGTCGTTCACCGGCAAGCCCGCGCGGATGCTGCGCAACGACTGGACCGAGGCGTGGGAGGACCCGAACAACCCCAAACCCCTCGGGATGCCGCTGCAGTACATGGTGTCGGGCATGGCGGTCGCCGCCACCCACAAGTACCCGAACGAGTCCGTCGACGTGGCGTTCAACCCGATCGGTCAGGTCGTCGGCCAGTTCACCAAGGTCGAGAAGACCTCGACGGTGATCGAGCGCTGGGTGCAGGAGTACCTCGAGGCCACCGGCCGGCTCGAAGCGATCAACGAGGCCGCTTCCGTTTGA
- a CDS encoding DUF6766 family protein, producing MTHIRRWGAVYILLLLFVGSWAGQFVTQLAEFTSTQQQHGQPFQWGEYLHQFFASTFENWQSEWLQLIFQAILLLGAKHWLFKVDAEDLERIEAKIDDIKDRLGLPTPPPGQEDPSSPG from the coding sequence ATGACGCATATCAGACGGTGGGGCGCGGTCTACATCCTTCTACTGCTGTTCGTCGGGTCCTGGGCCGGCCAGTTCGTCACGCAGCTGGCCGAGTTCACCAGTACCCAGCAGCAGCACGGCCAGCCCTTCCAGTGGGGCGAATACCTGCACCAGTTCTTCGCCAGCACTTTCGAGAACTGGCAGAGCGAGTGGCTGCAACTGATCTTCCAGGCGATCCTGTTGCTCGGGGCCAAGCACTGGCTGTTCAAGGTCGACGCCGAAGACCTCGAGCGCATCGAGGCCAAGATCGACGACATCAAGGACCGGCTGGGCCTGCCGACTCCCCCGCCCGGCCAAGAAGACCCCTCAAGCCCAGGCTGA
- a CDS encoding TetR/AcrR family transcriptional regulator, whose amino-acid sequence MASHRERMVASAAVLIRERGAHPTAIADVLAHSGAPRGSAYHYFPGGRTQLLCEAVDFAGAYVASQIEEADSGVDALDALVLGFRKQLIDSEFRAGCPVVAVAVESGAKGDQLAPVVERAAAAFARWNTLIADRLTADGIATDRAEELAALVLTAVEGAIVVARASRDVKPLDLVHRQLRALLETATESEAER is encoded by the coding sequence ATGGCCAGTCATCGTGAGCGGATGGTCGCCTCCGCGGCGGTGCTGATCCGCGAACGCGGCGCGCACCCGACGGCGATCGCCGACGTACTCGCACACAGTGGTGCGCCTCGGGGTTCGGCCTATCACTACTTCCCCGGTGGGCGCACCCAATTGCTCTGCGAGGCTGTCGATTTCGCGGGAGCGTATGTCGCTTCGCAAATCGAGGAGGCGGACAGCGGCGTCGATGCGCTCGACGCGTTGGTGCTCGGTTTCCGAAAGCAGCTCATCGACAGCGAGTTTCGCGCCGGATGTCCGGTCGTCGCGGTGGCCGTCGAATCCGGTGCCAAGGGTGATCAACTCGCGCCGGTGGTCGAGCGGGCCGCGGCCGCGTTCGCCCGGTGGAACACGCTGATCGCCGACCGGCTGACAGCCGACGGCATCGCCACCGACCGCGCCGAGGAACTGGCGGCGCTGGTCTTGACCGCCGTCGAGGGCGCCATCGTCGTCGCCCGAGCGTCCCGCGACGTGAAGCCACTCGACCTCGTGCACCGCCAACTTCGGGCGCTTCTCGAGACCGCGACGGAAAGTGAGGCCGAGCGATGA
- a CDS encoding molybdopterin-dependent oxidoreductase, with protein MSDDWQPTACILCECNCGIVVQLDDRKLVKIRGDKAHPASQGYTCNKALRLDHYQNNRARLTSPMRRRPDGSYEEIDWDTAIAEVAEGFRRIADAYGGDKIFYYGGGGQGNHLGGAYSGAFLKALGSHYRSNALAQEKTGEAWVDAHLYGGHTRGEFEHAEVSVFIGKNPWMSQSFPRARTVLNTIAKDPGRSMIVIDPVVTDTAKMADYHLRVRPGTDAWVLAALAAVLVQESLCDEDFLAQHVHGVQPVRDALHEVPVGAYALRCGVDEELIRAAARRIGTAGSVAVFEDLGVQQAPNSTLCSYLNKLLWVLTGNFAKRGGQHLHSSFGPLFRHTPEVGRTPVTGAPIVGGLIPSNVVPQEIATDHPDRFRAMIVESSNPAHSLADSAACREAFASLELMVVIDVAMTETARLAHYVLPAASQYEKCECTFFNLEFPHNTFHLRHRLLEPLDGTLPEPEIWARLMRALDFVDDADLQPLRTAASEGRQAYTQAFLQAVATSPTLAKVLPFVLYETLGPTLPEGLSGAAALWGLAQKAAMSYPDAVRRAGHADGNALFDAILERRSGVTFTVHEYSDDFALISHPDHKIALHMPEMLEEIRALELQRPDLVTAEFPIVLSAGERRAYTANDIFRDPTWRKRDRDGALRVSVEDAEALGLVDGGRARITTAAGSGEASVEISEAMLPGHASLPNGFGLDFVDDDGRAHTTGVAPNSLTSSDWRDAYAGTPWHKHVPARIEAVEPAVSV; from the coding sequence ATGAGCGATGACTGGCAGCCCACCGCGTGCATCCTGTGCGAGTGCAACTGCGGCATCGTCGTGCAACTCGACGACCGCAAGCTGGTCAAGATCCGCGGTGACAAGGCGCATCCTGCGTCGCAGGGCTATACGTGCAACAAGGCGCTGCGGCTCGACCATTATCAGAACAACCGCGCCCGGCTGACATCACCGATGCGGCGCAGACCCGACGGAAGCTACGAGGAGATCGACTGGGATACCGCGATCGCCGAGGTGGCCGAGGGCTTCCGGCGCATCGCCGACGCCTACGGGGGCGACAAGATCTTCTACTACGGAGGCGGAGGGCAGGGCAACCACCTCGGCGGCGCCTACAGCGGCGCGTTCCTCAAGGCGCTCGGCTCGCATTACCGGTCAAACGCTCTGGCCCAAGAGAAGACCGGTGAGGCGTGGGTCGACGCGCATCTCTACGGCGGCCATACCCGCGGCGAGTTCGAACACGCCGAGGTGTCGGTGTTCATCGGTAAGAACCCGTGGATGTCACAGAGTTTCCCGCGCGCTCGGACCGTGCTCAACACGATCGCCAAGGACCCCGGTCGATCGATGATCGTCATCGACCCGGTCGTCACCGACACCGCGAAGATGGCCGACTACCACTTGCGCGTGCGACCGGGCACCGACGCCTGGGTCCTTGCGGCGCTGGCGGCGGTGCTGGTGCAGGAAAGCCTTTGCGACGAAGACTTTCTCGCCCAGCACGTGCACGGGGTGCAACCCGTACGCGACGCGCTGCATGAGGTGCCGGTCGGCGCCTACGCGTTGCGATGCGGGGTCGACGAGGAACTGATCCGCGCCGCCGCGCGACGCATCGGAACCGCGGGCAGCGTCGCGGTATTCGAGGATCTCGGCGTCCAACAGGCGCCCAACAGCACGTTGTGCTCGTATCTGAACAAGCTGTTGTGGGTCCTCACCGGGAACTTCGCCAAGCGCGGCGGCCAGCACCTGCATTCGTCGTTCGGGCCGCTGTTCCGGCATACGCCTGAGGTCGGCCGGACCCCCGTCACGGGTGCGCCGATCGTGGGCGGCTTGATCCCGAGCAACGTTGTGCCTCAAGAGATTGCCACTGACCACCCGGACCGGTTCCGGGCGATGATCGTCGAGAGCAGCAATCCCGCGCATTCGCTTGCCGACTCGGCGGCGTGCCGCGAGGCGTTCGCGTCCCTCGAACTGATGGTGGTCATCGACGTGGCGATGACCGAGACGGCGCGACTGGCGCACTACGTGTTGCCCGCCGCGAGCCAGTACGAGAAGTGCGAGTGCACGTTCTTCAATCTCGAGTTCCCGCACAACACCTTCCATCTGCGTCACCGCTTACTGGAACCGCTCGACGGCACGCTGCCCGAACCGGAGATCTGGGCCCGGCTGATGCGCGCGCTGGATTTCGTCGACGACGCCGATCTGCAACCGCTGCGGACGGCGGCGAGCGAGGGCCGGCAGGCTTACACGCAGGCGTTCCTCCAGGCGGTCGCCACCAGTCCCACGCTGGCCAAGGTGTTGCCGTTCGTCCTCTATGAAACCCTGGGACCGACACTGCCAGAAGGCCTTTCCGGTGCGGCAGCGCTGTGGGGATTGGCGCAGAAGGCCGCGATGAGCTATCCGGACGCAGTACGGCGGGCGGGCCACGCGGACGGGAACGCATTGTTCGACGCGATCCTGGAACGCCGATCGGGTGTGACGTTCACGGTGCACGAGTACAGCGACGACTTCGCGTTGATCAGCCACCCGGACCACAAGATCGCGTTACACATGCCCGAGATGCTCGAAGAGATCCGGGCGTTGGAGCTGCAGCGCCCGGATCTGGTTACCGCGGAGTTCCCGATCGTGCTGTCGGCGGGCGAACGGCGCGCTTACACCGCCAACGACATCTTCCGCGACCCGACGTGGCGCAAGCGCGACCGCGACGGCGCCCTGCGGGTCAGCGTTGAGGACGCCGAAGCGCTCGGACTCGTCGACGGCGGCAGGGCGCGGATCACCACGGCGGCGGGCTCCGGTGAGGCGAGCGTCGAGATCAGCGAGGCGATGCTGCCGGGGCATGCGTCGCTGCCCAACGGGTTCGGGCTCGATTTCGTCGACGACGACGGCCGGGCCCACACCACGGGCGTGGCGCCGAACTCGCTGACGTCGAGCGACTGGCGCGACGCATATGCCGGCACGCCGTGGCACAAACACGTGCCCGCCCGCATCGAGGCCGTCGAGCCTGCGGTTTCGGTGTAG
- a CDS encoding TetR/AcrR family transcriptional regulator, with product MVAQTRTPRAVWIDAGLKALAAGGPDAVRVDLLAKALGVTRGGFYWHFANRQAFLGALLESWERRSTDDVLDRVETEGGDASAKVRKAGLLTFSKELLPVDLAVRDWARRDRTVARRLRRVDNRRMEYLRALIGTFVDDAHDVEARAMLAFSLAIGSRFIAADHGELSRREVVELATQRLLHE from the coding sequence ATGGTCGCTCAGACCCGGACACCGCGGGCCGTGTGGATCGACGCTGGGCTGAAGGCGCTGGCAGCGGGTGGACCCGACGCGGTGCGGGTGGACCTGCTGGCGAAAGCGTTGGGCGTCACCCGCGGCGGCTTCTACTGGCATTTCGCCAACCGGCAGGCTTTCCTCGGCGCCCTGCTGGAATCGTGGGAGCGCCGAAGCACCGACGACGTGCTCGACCGGGTGGAAACCGAGGGCGGAGACGCCAGCGCCAAGGTTCGCAAGGCCGGCTTGCTCACGTTCTCCAAGGAGCTACTTCCGGTCGACCTGGCGGTGCGTGACTGGGCCCGCCGCGATCGGACGGTCGCCAGGCGGCTGCGCCGTGTCGACAACCGTCGGATGGAGTATCTGCGCGCTCTCATCGGCACCTTCGTCGACGACGCCCACGACGTCGAAGCCCGGGCCATGCTGGCGTTCTCCTTGGCGATCGGAAGCCGCTTCATCGCTGCCGACCACGGCGAACTCAGCAGACGCGAAGTCGTGGAACTGGCCACGCAGCGACTGCTGCATGAGTGA
- a CDS encoding DUF2867 domain-containing protein: MFGGERLDNTAHVRRPWRIHEFTEDFRVLDVWALPTPGGRDDFGELVELWRTFDPGRNSPIVRALFTIRWSIGKMFGLDTPEAGLGGRVQALRDRLTADLRDTATQLATSDAHFQPVYITDEEFAMEIANHTVHGVLHVGWVADVHGTHRGQMAVLVRPNGVMGRMYLVAIAPFRHLIVYPLMLRDIGRLWQGRSSATRQPESRPR; encoded by the coding sequence ATGTTTGGTGGTGAGCGACTCGACAACACAGCGCACGTCCGCCGGCCTTGGCGGATCCACGAATTCACCGAGGATTTCCGGGTTCTCGATGTCTGGGCGCTGCCGACGCCGGGCGGACGCGACGATTTCGGTGAACTGGTGGAGCTATGGCGCACATTCGATCCGGGCAGGAACTCTCCCATCGTGCGCGCTTTGTTCACCATCCGATGGTCGATCGGCAAGATGTTCGGGCTCGACACACCGGAGGCCGGATTGGGCGGACGCGTCCAGGCGCTGCGAGACAGACTCACCGCCGACTTACGAGACACCGCAACGCAACTGGCGACCTCTGACGCTCACTTTCAGCCGGTGTACATCACCGACGAGGAGTTCGCGATGGAGATCGCCAATCACACTGTCCACGGGGTGCTGCATGTCGGCTGGGTCGCCGACGTGCATGGCACACACCGCGGCCAGATGGCTGTTCTGGTCCGGCCCAATGGCGTGATGGGCCGGATGTACCTCGTAGCGATCGCGCCGTTCCGCCATCTGATCGTCTATCCGCTGATGCTGCGCGACATCGGCCGCCTATGGCAAGGCCGGTCGAGTGCAACGCGACAACCCGAGAGCAGGCCCCGATGA
- a CDS encoding cytochrome P450 codes for MPTPNLPPGFDFTDPDIYAERLPVDELAEMRKVAPIWWNEQTKGNLAFGDTGFWVVTKHKDVKEISRRSDVFSSNAKTALPRYRDEADSASLEAGKVVLLNQDAPHHTHLRKIISRAFTPRAIESLREELRERAANIAKTAAAEGSGDFVEQVSAELPLQAIAGLMGVPQEDRMKLFHWSNQMVGDQDPEYSRNDPTAASVELITYGMQMATERTKNPGDDLVTKLVQADVEGHKLSDDEFGFFVILLAVAGNETTRNSITQGMMAFTEFPDQWELFKKERPATAADEIVRWATPVTSFQRTALEDTELAGVKIKKGDRVVMFYRSANFDEEVFDDPYTFDILRDPNPHVGFGGTGAHYCIGANLARMTIDLIFNAIADEMPNLRPLAEPERLRSGWLNGIKHWQVDYTGAGKA; via the coding sequence ATGCCGACTCCCAATCTCCCGCCCGGGTTCGATTTCACCGATCCCGACATCTACGCAGAGCGACTGCCGGTCGATGAGCTCGCCGAGATGCGCAAGGTGGCGCCCATATGGTGGAACGAGCAGACGAAGGGCAATCTGGCCTTCGGCGACACCGGTTTCTGGGTGGTGACCAAGCACAAGGACGTCAAGGAGATCTCGCGGCGCAGCGACGTGTTCTCCAGCAACGCGAAGACTGCGCTGCCGAGGTACCGCGACGAGGCCGACTCCGCGTCATTGGAGGCCGGCAAGGTTGTCCTGCTGAACCAGGACGCACCGCACCACACCCATCTGCGCAAGATCATCTCGCGCGCATTCACCCCCCGGGCCATCGAGTCCCTGCGCGAGGAACTGCGCGAGCGCGCGGCCAACATTGCCAAAACCGCTGCCGCCGAGGGTTCTGGCGACTTCGTCGAGCAGGTGTCGGCCGAGTTACCCCTGCAGGCGATCGCCGGGCTGATGGGCGTCCCGCAGGAAGACCGGATGAAGCTGTTCCACTGGTCCAATCAGATGGTCGGTGACCAGGACCCGGAATACAGCAGGAACGATCCGACGGCGGCATCGGTCGAGTTGATCACTTACGGCATGCAGATGGCCACGGAGCGGACCAAGAATCCGGGCGACGATCTGGTGACCAAGCTCGTGCAGGCCGACGTCGAGGGCCACAAGCTCTCCGACGACGAGTTCGGCTTCTTCGTCATACTGCTCGCGGTGGCGGGCAACGAGACGACGCGCAACTCGATCACCCAGGGCATGATGGCGTTCACCGAATTCCCCGACCAGTGGGAGCTGTTCAAGAAGGAACGACCCGCGACGGCCGCCGACGAGATCGTCCGCTGGGCGACCCCGGTCACCTCGTTCCAGCGCACCGCACTCGAGGACACCGAGTTGGCCGGCGTGAAGATCAAGAAGGGCGACCGGGTGGTGATGTTCTACCGCTCGGCCAACTTCGACGAAGAGGTCTTCGACGACCCGTACACGTTCGACATTCTGCGAGACCCCAACCCGCACGTGGGTTTCGGCGGCACCGGCGCGCACTACTGCATCGGCGCCAACCTGGCCAGGATGACGATCGATTTGATCTTCAACGCGATCGCCGACGAGATGCCGAATCTGCGGCCGCTGGCCGAACCCGAGCGGCTACGGTCGGGCTGGCTCAATGGCATCAAGCACTGGCAGGTCGACTACACCGGAGCGGGCAAGGCGTAG
- a CDS encoding helix-turn-helix domain-containing protein — protein sequence MTAARVQTQTFGALMREWRRRRRVSQLDLAIAAEVSPRHVSFIETGRSTPSRAMVLRLADVLDVPRREQNQLLLAAGLAPVYPERSLDDPEMAAVRAGIERVLDAYNPFPCVVVDRRWQIVRANSGAGVLLDGVAPELLKEPNAMRIALHPDGLAPRIRNLGQWRHHLVERLRREVAVSGSNELTALLAEIDSYPGDPDGSPDVGGVAVPLELYAPDGRLLKFLSTVTTFGTALDLTAAELSIEAFLPADEVTAAALR from the coding sequence ATGACCGCTGCGCGCGTGCAGACCCAGACGTTCGGTGCCTTGATGAGGGAATGGCGTCGTCGGCGCCGGGTCAGTCAACTGGACCTCGCCATCGCGGCCGAGGTGTCACCCCGGCACGTCAGCTTCATCGAGACGGGCCGGTCGACGCCGAGCCGGGCGATGGTGCTGCGGCTGGCCGACGTCCTCGACGTGCCGCGCCGCGAACAGAACCAGCTGCTGCTGGCGGCCGGCCTCGCCCCGGTGTATCCCGAGCGCTCCCTCGACGACCCGGAGATGGCCGCGGTTCGCGCGGGGATCGAGCGAGTCCTCGATGCGTACAACCCGTTCCCCTGCGTTGTGGTGGACCGGCGTTGGCAGATCGTGCGGGCGAATTCGGGGGCCGGCGTGCTGCTCGACGGTGTTGCGCCAGAATTACTGAAAGAGCCCAACGCCATGCGCATCGCCCTGCATCCCGACGGGCTGGCACCTCGCATCCGCAACCTCGGCCAGTGGCGACACCACCTCGTCGAGCGGCTGCGCCGCGAGGTCGCCGTCAGCGGGTCGAACGAACTGACCGCGCTGCTGGCTGAAATCGATTCCTACCCAGGTGATCCCGACGGCTCACCGGACGTCGGCGGCGTGGCGGTGCCGCTCGAGTTGTACGCGCCGGACGGCAGGCTGCTGAAATTCCTGTCCACCGTGACGACCTTCGGCACCGCGCTCGATCTGACCGCCGCCGAGCTGTCCATCGAGGCGTTCCTGCCCGCCGACGAGGTGACCGCGGCCGCGTTGCGGTGA